A single genomic interval of Lathyrus oleraceus cultivar Zhongwan6 chromosome 7, CAAS_Psat_ZW6_1.0, whole genome shotgun sequence harbors:
- the LOC127105252 gene encoding trihelix transcription factor ENAP2 isoform X2, translating into MDSISGVPSPLNSVPPRPPSASPFPGREDCWCEDATFTLIDAWGERYLDLNRGNLRQKHWQEVADAVNDLHAAGNNNKKARRTDVQCKNRIDTLKKKYKIEKARVSESNGGYQSPWPFFSSLDVLIGNTFPVKKHSPPATERTTIAVVKSPPPPPAWIISHPVGPRSGTQKRPAQMNRDDTSFRRNFSAFATAAAAVADAESEESEDWKFNSGTKSGKRGRENGRNMEFGYKHLAQAIEKFGEVYERVEASKQRQMLELEKQRMQFAKELEFQRMQLIMETQVRIQKIKRSKRCSPGVADSFS; encoded by the exons ATGGACTCCATCTCCGGAGTTCCGTCTCCCCTTAACTCCGTTCCGCCGCGACCTCCGTCGGCATCGCCGTTTCCCGGCCGGGAAGACTGCTGGTGCGAAGACGCTACTTTCACTCTCATCGATGCATGGGGTGAGCGCTATCTAGACCTTAACCGTGGTAACCTCCGCCAGAAACACTGGCAAGAGGTTGCCGACGCCGTCAACGACCTCCACGCCGCCGGTAACAACAACAAGAAAGCTCGCCGAACCGACGTTCAGTGTAAGAACCGAATCGACACGCTTAAAAAGAAGTATAAGATCGAGAAAGCTAGGGTTTCCGAATCCAACGGCGGTTACCAGAGTCCTTGGCCATTCTTCTCTAGCCTCGACGTCCTCATCGGAAACACTTTTCCGGTAAAGAAACACTCGCCGCCGGCGACAGAGCGAACCACCATCGCCGTCGTCAAATCTCCACCGCCGCCTCCGGCATGGATAATCTCTCATCCGGTTGGTCCCCGATCCGGGACACAAAAACGTCCGGCCCAGATGAACAGAGACGACACATCTTTCCGACGGAATTTCTCAGCCTTTGCAACTGCAGCAGCGGCAGTGGCCGATGCAGAAAGTGAGGAGTCTGAGGACTGGAAGTTCAACAGTGGAACCAAGAGTGGGAAGAGGGGAAGAGAGAATGGTAGGAATATGGAGTTTGGGTACAAACATCTTGCTCAGGCGATAGAGAAGTTTGGCGAAGTATACGAAAGAGTTGAAGCTTCAAAACAGAGGCAAATGTTGGAATTGGAAAAGCAGAGGATGCAATTTGCAAAGGAGTTAGAGTTCCAAAGGATGCAGTTAATCATGGAAACGCAGGTTCGGATTCAGAAAATCAAGCGTAGCAAGCGTTGTTCTCCTGGTGTTG CAGACAGTTTCTCATAG
- the LOC127105252 gene encoding trihelix transcription factor ENAP2 isoform X3, which produces MDSISGVPSPLNSVPPRPPSASPFPGREDCWCEDATFTLIDAWGERYLDLNRGNLRQKHWQEVADAVNDLHAAGNNNKKARRTDVQCKNRIDTLKKKYKIEKARVSESNGGYQSPWPFFSSLDVLIGNTFPVKKHSPPATERTTIAVVKSPPPPPAWIISHPVGPRSGTQKRPAQMNRDDTSFRRNFSAFATAAAAVADAESEESEDWKFNSGTKSGKRGRENGRNMEFGYKHLAQAIEKFGEVYERVEASKQRQMLELEKQRMQFAKELEFQRMQLIMETQVRIQKIKRSKRCSPGVDSFS; this is translated from the exons ATGGACTCCATCTCCGGAGTTCCGTCTCCCCTTAACTCCGTTCCGCCGCGACCTCCGTCGGCATCGCCGTTTCCCGGCCGGGAAGACTGCTGGTGCGAAGACGCTACTTTCACTCTCATCGATGCATGGGGTGAGCGCTATCTAGACCTTAACCGTGGTAACCTCCGCCAGAAACACTGGCAAGAGGTTGCCGACGCCGTCAACGACCTCCACGCCGCCGGTAACAACAACAAGAAAGCTCGCCGAACCGACGTTCAGTGTAAGAACCGAATCGACACGCTTAAAAAGAAGTATAAGATCGAGAAAGCTAGGGTTTCCGAATCCAACGGCGGTTACCAGAGTCCTTGGCCATTCTTCTCTAGCCTCGACGTCCTCATCGGAAACACTTTTCCGGTAAAGAAACACTCGCCGCCGGCGACAGAGCGAACCACCATCGCCGTCGTCAAATCTCCACCGCCGCCTCCGGCATGGATAATCTCTCATCCGGTTGGTCCCCGATCCGGGACACAAAAACGTCCGGCCCAGATGAACAGAGACGACACATCTTTCCGACGGAATTTCTCAGCCTTTGCAACTGCAGCAGCGGCAGTGGCCGATGCAGAAAGTGAGGAGTCTGAGGACTGGAAGTTCAACAGTGGAACCAAGAGTGGGAAGAGGGGAAGAGAGAATGGTAGGAATATGGAGTTTGGGTACAAACATCTTGCTCAGGCGATAGAGAAGTTTGGCGAAGTATACGAAAGAGTTGAAGCTTCAAAACAGAGGCAAATGTTGGAATTGGAAAAGCAGAGGATGCAATTTGCAAAGGAGTTAGAGTTCCAAAGGATGCAGTTAATCATGGAAACGCAGGTTCGGATTCAGAAAATCAAGCGTAGCAAGCGTTGTTCTCCTGGTGTTG ACAGTTTCTCATAG
- the LOC127105252 gene encoding trihelix transcription factor ENAP2 isoform X1 — translation MDSISGVPSPLNSVPPRPPSASPFPGREDCWCEDATFTLIDAWGERYLDLNRGNLRQKHWQEVADAVNDLHAAGNNNKKARRTDVQCKNRIDTLKKKYKIEKARVSESNGGYQSPWPFFSSLDVLIGNTFPVKKHSPPATERTTIAVVKSPPPPPAWIISHPVGPRSGTQKRPAQMNRDDTSFRRNFSAFATAAAAVADAESEESEDWKFNSGTKSGKRGRENGRNMEFGYKHLAQAIEKFGEVYERVEASKQRQMLELEKQRMQFAKELEFQRMQLIMETQVRIQKIKRSKRCSPGVGELFLLTS, via the exons ATGGACTCCATCTCCGGAGTTCCGTCTCCCCTTAACTCCGTTCCGCCGCGACCTCCGTCGGCATCGCCGTTTCCCGGCCGGGAAGACTGCTGGTGCGAAGACGCTACTTTCACTCTCATCGATGCATGGGGTGAGCGCTATCTAGACCTTAACCGTGGTAACCTCCGCCAGAAACACTGGCAAGAGGTTGCCGACGCCGTCAACGACCTCCACGCCGCCGGTAACAACAACAAGAAAGCTCGCCGAACCGACGTTCAGTGTAAGAACCGAATCGACACGCTTAAAAAGAAGTATAAGATCGAGAAAGCTAGGGTTTCCGAATCCAACGGCGGTTACCAGAGTCCTTGGCCATTCTTCTCTAGCCTCGACGTCCTCATCGGAAACACTTTTCCGGTAAAGAAACACTCGCCGCCGGCGACAGAGCGAACCACCATCGCCGTCGTCAAATCTCCACCGCCGCCTCCGGCATGGATAATCTCTCATCCGGTTGGTCCCCGATCCGGGACACAAAAACGTCCGGCCCAGATGAACAGAGACGACACATCTTTCCGACGGAATTTCTCAGCCTTTGCAACTGCAGCAGCGGCAGTGGCCGATGCAGAAAGTGAGGAGTCTGAGGACTGGAAGTTCAACAGTGGAACCAAGAGTGGGAAGAGGGGAAGAGAGAATGGTAGGAATATGGAGTTTGGGTACAAACATCTTGCTCAGGCGATAGAGAAGTTTGGCGAAGTATACGAAAGAGTTGAAGCTTCAAAACAGAGGCAAATGTTGGAATTGGAAAAGCAGAGGATGCAATTTGCAAAGGAGTTAGAGTTCCAAAGGATGCAGTTAATCATGGAAACGCAGGTTCGGATTCAGAAAATCAAGCGTAGCAAGCGTTGTTCTCCTGGTGTTGGTGAGCTTTTTCTGTTGACTTCATG A